The segment GATCCAGCGGCTGCAGATGATGCGCAATGGCTACCCCAATAGAGGCCGTTGCTCCTGGCCCCATTGTGAGCAATGGCTCTCCATCAAAAACCAGATATCCTGTGCACTGGTCATCTTTGAAAGCCACCTCCCAAGCGGCTTGCCGTAGATCAGTGTTTCGGTCACTGCATCCAACCTTGACTTCCCCTGAGAAAAGAGCCCTGAGCTCCCTTGCGGCTGGCAGCACATGGTCCATAGGAAGAAGCGCCAGCACATCATCCCCACCCGCATACACCACCCGACCAGCATAGCGCTCTTCAATCACATAGCGCACAAGTTTAAGCGAAAAGCTGGCCAGTGCACTCGAAATCGCTGCATGAACTGCTGGCGTAATGAAACGCCTCTGGTTCAAGACTCGCTGCCATTGAGCGTCGTTTTGCAAAACGTTTGCAACGTCGGGATGTAAAATGCTTGCGAAGCTGGCCAGCTTCTCGTGCGTACCGCTGAGCCATCGGCCCATTTGATCGCCGTCCATATAGAGAACAGCGTAGTATTTTTTAGGCCTCATATCTATGGCCTCGTAGAGCTGATTAAGGCATCGGCGGCCTTCCTGAGCTTGCTCTGCTGTTATACCAGGAATAGTCTCTTCTAGAACGTTGGGCGTCCAGGCCTCTGAGAAAAGATATTCGCCGTCCAGGCGCAAAAGCTTTTGCGCAAGTTCTCCACGGCTCCTTGCTTTGGCCTGCAAATAGGGGATAGCATCTTCAGAGACTGTTTGAGGAAGTTGAATCTGGTCGACGTGATCGAAAAAGGTTTGCAAAGCCTGTTTGATGTGTGTGTCATCAAGATTATCCAGAACCTGTGCCTTGAAAGTTGCAGCCGAAATCTCGCTTGTGGAAGGAAAACTGCTCCGGAGCCCTATCTTCTGCGCTAAAACCTCCCGCTGGACGAACCGCTTCACCGCACAGACGGCGCAGAGGCGCTCTTTCCCATCGGGTTTGATGTCATATTTTCTCTGAGCACGCCGGCTGTTAGCAGTCTGCCCCCAGAACCTGCGTGCATTATGTTGTTTGGAGCGCAGAGCGGCACGCTGTCCGCAGAGTGTACATTTCGGTCCTTCTTCGCAGACAGGCTCGAAGTTGCGCAGATTTTTCCGTGCATTGAAGGCGCGGTCTGCAAGATCATAGAGCAGGCTATAGACCGTTCCCCAGTTGGGGTCATACCGCCCACTTTGATCCAAGACCTGATAGATCTCTTCGAATGGCCATGAACCATCCGGAGGCAAAAGCGCTCGATACGTTGCTTTGACAGCCTCTGCCTGAGGTTTCCCAGGTGCGTTATCGGCACCAATCCAGGGCAGCACCACCCAGTACACTTCCAGATGCTGTTGGATTTGGGCCTCCCACAGCTGCCGCGTTTGTTCATCAGCAGGAAAACAAACGGATAGCTCTTGATAAAGTGCTTCGCTCAGTTGCTTCCATTCCTCCCGAACTGCCTTCTCTGCCTTCTCTGCCCCCCTCGCAGCTTCCTGGATGGACAGCAGGGCTACAAACTTATTAGGAAATGTAGGCCGGGCAAGATCAGCTTCGGAAGGTCGGCAGGGAAGATTGTGCGTTGTATGTAGCCAATGGTCACACAGGGGCTGTCCGCGAAGTGAAGGGAAAACGACCACATCGGGGCCATATTCCTCTGCCAGGCTTTCGATCGCTCTCCACGTGAGATAGGAAAGCAGCCAGCTTCCCATCCACAGATCCTGCGTACGCCGGGCAGCAGCGATGAATTCTTGCACAGGCCCAATAGAAAAGACTAAGAACGCAGGCTCAGGCAAGGCATCCGCAATGGCTGCCGTGATCGAAAGGTGCTGCTCAAGTGGATGATCAGGCTGGCGGGTATCGGCCGGAAGCAGGCGCACCCATCCTCTGAGGCTTGTCCGCCGGGCAAGTTCTGCGTACAAAAGTCTCCATATGTGGAAATACAGACGCTTTTCGCTGTCGGGCTGTGCAGCCAGCTGAGTAATCCATGATCGGAGGACACGATGGCCAGCTTCTTCCTGTATTTCATTGTCCAGCTGCGGAAGATCTTGAGCCGGTAGCGGTACAGACTGAGGTGGCGTGCCTGCTGCAAGAGGATGAGTGAGCATAGCGTTGACCCGGTCCCAGTATGCAGTGGCCCGCTCAGGAAAGTTTACTCGGTCAGCCGCCGAAGCGATATGGTCCGCTTTTACCGCTCGCTCCTTTTCCCCTGCCTCAGACGGGCGCCCCAGCACGATTTGCTGCAACGCCTCAGCGAGTTGAGCATGGGGATCATGAGACACCGAGCGCAGGACCAGCGCCTTTCCCGGCGGGTCGTGCAGGAAGGCAACGATTTTCTGTGACCAGCGATTCACCATTTGATGTTTTTTCCCATTATCCACGTTCCTTGCCACCTGTGAGCACAGTCTCTCAAGAAATCTTGTAGTTTCCTCCAATCTGGGTCACGACTTTGGAAACGGCTCCGAAAAGCAGTCAGGAGAAGGTGATAGCTCTTGTCAATCTTAATGATTCGCAGATGTAGAGGAGATGCTTGCCGCCCAGCCTGACCGGCAAAACCGAAAACAGGATCGTCCCGGTATTGATCGCCCCGTAGTAATCTCCAAAAGTCCATCATTGCTGTTTCCCAAGTTGAAAACTTATTTCTGCAGAAAAGAATCTTTGTATGGTTGGAATGCAGAAGAGGAAAGGCAGGAAGATTATTCGGTGTACCTGCAGCGATTTGAAGCGTACTTATGTGGCTCTGGGCCTCATTTTGGGCTTTTTCGATAACTTGTTGCAAAGTCTGCTCGAATTTACTCATGTTTTTATAAGCATCGTGTGTAAATGGCTGTCTTGGTATGCCCTCTGGAAATTGGAGCGTACCAAAGCCACGTCTTGATCGTTTGCCTAAACCACCAAGTAAAAGCCAGAGGACAGTAACAGACAGCACAAAAGAGCTTACCTCTCTATAAGGGGGACGAGGAGAAAGCTCAAGGCATAAAGTCTGTCCTGGACTTATTCCCCGGAAAGTGAACTTCTTTTTAGGATTGTGTAATAGCGGCTGATAATAATCTGATCGCAACTTGCCATACATCCGCACCACGACTGGTGAAGCGCCGGTTTTGGTGCTTCCCCAAACGGCGGCCTCAGCTTTGCGCAGAGCATCCCAGTTTTGATCGCCGATAACCCCGCCCAAGAGCGCTCGAAGCCAATACCGCAATGCACCTCGCACTGAGGCTGCCCGCAACTCGGGCGCTCCGCGAGGGTCGGCGCCCGCTAAAAATAGCGGCGTTACTGTCTCAAGTTTGACAATCAACATCTGGATACTTGCTTTCTTTATTATAGACACCATTTCATCCAAAACATAACTCCTCATATGCACATTTTTTGCAGAAGCGGCGGTTTTCGAGGCGGGGTGGTGGAGCGGTCTGTGCAGCTATCTGACGGATAGCACGCACCATTTCACCCAGCTGCTGCTCATCGGCAGCCGTCAGCGTGACGGTCTCGGTGCGGCGCTGGCGCGGAAAATTGAGCTGTCCCACAAACGGCTGCCCATCCTTTCGGCACACGCCCTGCAGCTTGAGCAGCCACAGGTAAAAGCGAAGCTGCCAGCGATGCGCCTCAAGGGCTGTCGGGCTTCGTTTGGTCTCGTGCAGCACCCCGTCGCGCAGCTCGGCCCAGTCAATGCGGCCGGCCAGGTGCAGTCCATCCGGACCTTCAAGCTCCACATTCACGTGGCGCAGCTCTTCGGCGTAGGTCGTCTCATCCAACAGCTTCCCCAGCGCCACAGCCTCCGACTCCTGCTCCATCCAGAGCCCATGCACGGCCAGCCACACCTTGCGCCGGCATAGCACGAAATAGTTTACCAGCGTACCGGTGACGGAAAATTGCATATGCTATATCATGTACGCTGTTAGCTCGGAAACATCCGGCTGGAGCCCCAGGCAGGCATCATATCCACAATCGGCCACCCACACCCGATATTCCTGCAATCGCGTCAGGGCATGCTGTTGCCGAAACGCATGGAAACGTCCCCGCGATACCGGCACAAGCAGCCCGTAGGCCTCAACGTACGCCCCCTTCTCAATGCGCCGTAGAAATTCCTCCTGTAAGGGAAGGGGCAATACTTCGTACCCGTCAAACAGTGCGTCGAATTGATCTTCCCGGCTCGGATCCGACTCGAAGGCTATCAGGCGCTCTGGCCCTGCTACCTCTTCGTACGAGCGGCGTCCACGTGCTACCTGCTCTAAAAGCCCAGGAATCTCGGGCGCATAAACCGCATCCAGCCACTGGCTGATCATAGCTTCGTCAATCAACTCCCCATCAAACTGGGCCAGGTGCGCCACGGTGCGTCGCATCAATGCCTCTTGACGATATGGCCAGGTCCAGTCCATTGCCTCGCGCATCACAAAAACAGGACGTTCTCTATGGCGCCGGCGCCGGTTTACCCGTCCAAAACGCTGCACCAGTGCCTCCAGAGGGGCCGGATCGGTATAAATCGTATCAAAATCCACATCCAGACTGACCTCTACCACCTGAGTAGCCACCACTACAAACCCCTGCTTTCGAGAACGGTCATCTACCCGGGCCTGCAATATGGCCTCTCGTTGCAGTCGATCCTCTGCCGTAAACCGGCTGTGCACCAGCAGCACCGGATCATGCGCAGGATCACACTGCTGCGGCCAGCGGCTTCCGAGTCTCTCTGCCAAGGCGCTGGCCAGTTGCTGGGCTGCAACGACCAGATTGGTCACCACCAGTACTGCTTCCCCCTCCTGCACGCGCCGAACTATCTCCTCCAGAATGGGGCCATCGCTCAATCGTCCTTCCTTCAAAAAAAGACGATGGCGGCAGAACTGCGCGTACAGGGATGCATCGGCCTGCATCCAGGTAACGTCCAGTTCCCCGGCCAGCAGCGTGCGAAGCCAGCACGGCATGGTGGCTGTCATTACAGCAATCCGCACATCAAAATGCTGCTGCAACATCGAAAACAGCCCCAGCAGGAGACCTAAACGGAATGGTTCGTAGCCGTGAATTTCATCCACAATAAGATGCGCCCCTTGCAGCATAGCCCACTGACCTTCATAGCCCGGCAGCCGGAAAGCCGCCCGCAATAGCTGGTAAGGGGTTGCCAGCAGTACGGATTGCTGATGCAATCGGGCCAGCGCTTTCAGGCGTTGCGCCGCTTGATAGGCGTCTACCTGTTCCTCGGAGGCTGCCCCTACTAGCTCCCGGTAGACTGCCTGAACTGCTCGGCTGTGTAACAACGCGACATCGTCCCGTTCCAGACCATAGCGCTCCACGAAACGCCGGTACATAGCGTTCAAGCTAGCCTGGTAAGGCAACAAATAGCAGACAGCTCCTCGCCGCCCTTCCCGAAGCTGGCGATGTGCCCAGAGCAACGCTGCTTCCGTCTTTCCACTACCGGTAGGAGCCGCCAATAGCAGTGAGCCTACGTGCCGGGAAGCACTGCGCTGATGGCTATACCAGTCAGTTTCCTGTGCTGGTAGGACTGAGGCAACCCCCTGCAATTGAGGTGCTCGCAACGGCGGCGCCTGCGCACTGGCCAGGCGGTCGGCCTGCAGGATTAATCCTCGCACAAAAAGCGCTTGCCGCCGGCGCAGCCATACCTGTCGCCGCGCTCTCCGTGGTGGATAAGCCTGAAGTTCAAAGTATTGCTGATAGCAGGTGAGCGCCTGGCAAATGCGTTCAGGCCCCTCGCGGTGCAATACCGGCACGTCCTGCAACAGCGCCTCCAGCGACGGCACCTGCACGCAAAGGTTCTCCTGCTCAACGATGCAGGGCCACTCGCTGGCAGTCCATCGAGCCAGGGCCTCCAGTCGAGCCCGATCCATCTCTTGCCAGCGCTCGCTGATTCCGCTATCCGCAGGATCTACTACCTCAATGTACTGGCGCGCCAGCACAGGATAGTCTCGATGATGAGCTGCTACTGCCGCTGCAGCCAGCGGATAGCAAGAATCGCCGGGCTGCAGCAACCAGAGAAGAAACGCCAGCGAAAGTACCTCATGGCGATAGCCCCAGGCAGGCCCTCCCTGCAACATTTCCTGGAATCCGCAAGCAGCCTTTCCCATGTCATGCACCCAGGCCGCTGCAAATAGCGCATCCCAAAGCCCGGGAAGCTCCAGCTCTTCTTCCAGAGATGGCATCCGCCAGCGCAGTTGCCGCAATCGCTCAATGACCTGGCGGGTATGTGCCGGGAGTGACTCCCCGCCCTGCGCAGGACTTTTCGCCAGCAAAGCTTCCGCATTCATGAGGACGTACGGAAAGCATGAAAATAAAGCAGATGCGGCTCAGACAAATCTGACAGCTCTGCCCAGCATAGTTCTGGAACCGCCGTGGTAAGCCGAACCGGAGCGTCCAGCGCCAGGAACCAGTCCCACTCTACCTGACGCCGGCTGCGGGGGGTGATAAAGCGTGGCATGTGAATGGCCGGGGCCAGCGGTGCCCATTCCCGGAAGTGCACGGGAAATAAACCTGGCGTCAGCCACCCTTTCTGAGCCGGACGCAGCGCAACGCGCTCAACACGTCGCACGCTGACCAGCTCCTGGGAACGCCCTAGCGTCAGGATATAGGAGGGGCTGCGAAACGCCTGGTACAGCGCCTCCAGGCCGTGACCCGTTACGTAGAGCGTCAGGCGCGGATGCACCAGCCATTCACGAGGCAGAATATTGCTCTGCGCCTCCAGATTCTTCTTCGCCGCCTCTCCCCGCGTGGCGGTGTTGGGCTGGACAAACCATATGGTCTCGACGTCATCGACGCGCTGCCGGGCGCATTCAAACCGGTAGGCAAAGCGCAACGCATGAGGATCGGGGAAATACCCCAGCGCCGCGCTGATCAAACCATAGATGGTGGAAGGAGGTGGCATCGGATACGTCGGCTGCCGGCCAATCAAAAAATGCGGATAACGAAACGATGCCACCGGCCCTTCCAACTCCACCTTGATAGCTTCAAGACGCTCTTCGCTCATGCCAGCCATTCCGGATGACGACTCAGTTCGTCGGCAAGCTGCGCAAAGACCCGGCGTGGATGCCCCAGCACCACGCCATGCGGATACGCCTGTTGCAACGTCTCTCGCATCGCTTCTAACTGCCGACGTCCTTCAGGAGCGTACCCTTCTACCCAGCCAATGTACAGGGGCGACAGAATCTGGTCTCCCCAGATTTCCCCAATTTCTTGAAATGCCTCCGGTACGGGACGCGCCAGTCCTTCGCGATCTCCGTCAATAGCGTAATAGAACGGATTATTGCCGCCTCGCACAACAGCCATCACCACAACGACAGGATTCACGTCGGTATAATGCAACGCCTGCTTGGCGCCACCATCTACCACCGGCATGGCCGAAAGCAGCGCCCGAATACGCTGCAGGCGAACGTGGTCCGGAAGCCGATATGCCCGGTTTTTCTCGTCGTGCACCAACCCACGCGCTTCCGCCAATTTCCGACGCGTATCGTCCAGA is part of the Rhodothermus profundi genome and harbors:
- a CDS encoding CRISPR-associated helicase/endonuclease Cas3: MNAEALLAKSPAQGGESLPAHTRQVIERLRQLRWRMPSLEEELELPGLWDALFAAAWVHDMGKAACGFQEMLQGGPAWGYRHEVLSLAFLLWLLQPGDSCYPLAAAAVAAHHRDYPVLARQYIEVVDPADSGISERWQEMDRARLEALARWTASEWPCIVEQENLCVQVPSLEALLQDVPVLHREGPERICQALTCYQQYFELQAYPPRRARRQVWLRRRQALFVRGLILQADRLASAQAPPLRAPQLQGVASVLPAQETDWYSHQRSASRHVGSLLLAAPTGSGKTEAALLWAHRQLREGRRGAVCYLLPYQASLNAMYRRFVERYGLERDDVALLHSRAVQAVYRELVGAASEEQVDAYQAAQRLKALARLHQQSVLLATPYQLLRAAFRLPGYEGQWAMLQGAHLIVDEIHGYEPFRLGLLLGLFSMLQQHFDVRIAVMTATMPCWLRTLLAGELDVTWMQADASLYAQFCRHRLFLKEGRLSDGPILEEIVRRVQEGEAVLVVTNLVVAAQQLASALAERLGSRWPQQCDPAHDPVLLVHSRFTAEDRLQREAILQARVDDRSRKQGFVVVATQVVEVSLDVDFDTIYTDPAPLEALVQRFGRVNRRRRHRERPVFVMREAMDWTWPYRQEALMRRTVAHLAQFDGELIDEAMISQWLDAVYAPEIPGLLEQVARGRRSYEEVAGPERLIAFESDPSREDQFDALFDGYEVLPLPLQEEFLRRIEKGAYVEAYGLLVPVSRGRFHAFRQQHALTRLQEYRVWVADCGYDACLGLQPDVSELTAYMI
- the cas5 gene encoding CRISPR-associated protein Cas5 produces the protein MSEERLEAIKVELEGPVASFRYPHFLIGRQPTYPMPPPSTIYGLISAALGYFPDPHALRFAYRFECARQRVDDVETIWFVQPNTATRGEAAKKNLEAQSNILPREWLVHPRLTLYVTGHGLEALYQAFRSPSYILTLGRSQELVSVRRVERVALRPAQKGWLTPGLFPVHFREWAPLAPAIHMPRFITPRSRRQVEWDWFLALDAPVRLTTAVPELCWAELSDLSEPHLLYFHAFRTSS
- the cas10 gene encoding type III-B CRISPR-associated protein Cas10/Cmr2, yielding MDNGKKHQMVNRWSQKIVAFLHDPPGKALVLRSVSHDPHAQLAEALQQIVLGRPSEAGEKERAVKADHIASAADRVNFPERATAYWDRVNAMLTHPLAAGTPPQSVPLPAQDLPQLDNEIQEEAGHRVLRSWITQLAAQPDSEKRLYFHIWRLLYAELARRTSLRGWVRLLPADTRQPDHPLEQHLSITAAIADALPEPAFLVFSIGPVQEFIAAARRTQDLWMGSWLLSYLTWRAIESLAEEYGPDVVVFPSLRGQPLCDHWLHTTHNLPCRPSEADLARPTFPNKFVALLSIQEAARGAEKAEKAVREEWKQLSEALYQELSVCFPADEQTRQLWEAQIQQHLEVYWVVLPWIGADNAPGKPQAEAVKATYRALLPPDGSWPFEEIYQVLDQSGRYDPNWGTVYSLLYDLADRAFNARKNLRNFEPVCEEGPKCTLCGQRAALRSKQHNARRFWGQTANSRRAQRKYDIKPDGKERLCAVCAVKRFVQREVLAQKIGLRSSFPSTSEISAATFKAQVLDNLDDTHIKQALQTFFDHVDQIQLPQTVSEDAIPYLQAKARSRGELAQKLLRLDGEYLFSEAWTPNVLEETIPGITAEQAQEGRRCLNQLYEAIDMRPKKYYAVLYMDGDQMGRWLSGTHEKLASFASILHPDVANVLQNDAQWQRVLNQRRFITPAVHAAISSALASFSLKLVRYVIEERYAGRVVYAGGDDVLALLPMDHVLPAARELRALFSGEVKVGCSDRNTDLRQAAWEVAFKDDQCTGYLVFDGEPLLTMGPGATASIGVAIAHHLQPLDLALQAARRAEHRAKQVWERNALAIEVLKRSGEALSVGTKWFYDGVPDAVGDFIAFCELLEKEQLSGRFPYAVHAVARTLCGVPEEAQKAELRRLIRRQAGESLSQEEKKRLAEDWSDKLMRLAQGMVAQWPKNGGRAMQEIKRIGLEEVAQWLLVCSFIVRGGKQ
- the cmr1 gene encoding type III-B CRISPR module RAMP protein Cmr1, whose amino-acid sequence is MRSYVLDEMVSIIKKASIQMLIVKLETVTPLFLAGADPRGAPELRAASVRGALRYWLRALLGGVIGDQNWDALRKAEAAVWGSTKTGASPVVVRMYGKLRSDYYQPLLHNPKKKFTFRGISPGQTLCLELSPRPPYREVSSFVLSVTVLWLLLGGLGKRSRRGFGTLQFPEGIPRQPFTHDAYKNMSKFEQTLQQVIEKAQNEAQSHISTLQIAAGTPNNLPAFPLLHSNHTKILFCRNKFSTWETAMMDFWRLLRGDQYRDDPVFGFAGQAGRQASPLHLRIIKIDKSYHLLLTAFRSRFQSRDPDWRKLQDFLRDCAHRWQGTWIMGKNIKW
- the cas4 gene encoding CRISPR-associated protein Cas4, producing the protein MQFSVTGTLVNYFVLCRRKVWLAVHGLWMEQESEAVALGKLLDETTYAEELRHVNVELEGPDGLHLAGRIDWAELRDGVLHETKRSPTALEAHRWQLRFYLWLLKLQGVCRKDGQPFVGQLNFPRQRRTETVTLTAADEQQLGEMVRAIRQIAAQTAPPPRLENRRFCKKCAYEELCFG